The Neoarius graeffei isolate fNeoGra1 chromosome 7, fNeoGra1.pri, whole genome shotgun sequence genome includes a region encoding these proteins:
- the slc18a3a gene encoding probable vesicular acetylcholine transporter-A encodes MAEDGSGGLAQSAAVKLSEMSEKTKQLGTAIQDPERQRRIILVIVCVALLLDNMLYMVIVPIVPDYLARLESESTNSSNSTENFDMQIGVLFASKAILQLLVNPLTGTFIDRVGYDVPLLIGLSIMFVSTCIFAFAENYATLFVARSLQGLGSAFADTSGIAMIADKFTEEAERSHALGIALAFISFGSLAAPPFGGVLCEFAGKRVPFLALASVCLVDGILCMTVLKPFSSRTRENMPVGTPIYKLMIDPYIAVVAGALTTCNIPLAFLEPTIANWMEETMDASQWQIGLTWLPAFFPHILGVYVTVKLAARHPHLQWFYGALGMVIIGASSCTVPACKNFEQLIIPLCGICFGIALVDTALLPTLAFLVDVRHVSVYGSVYAIADISYCVAYALGPVVAGKIVHDLGFVQLNLGMGLANVLYAPALLLLRNVCLMKPSHSERNMLLEEGATGLYDTIKLEECQAKKKKQGYSTTNNCRPVDENGIFAGNPRSYSQEEKFDPEYA; translated from the coding sequence atgGCTGAAGACGGATCCGGTGGCTTGGCGCAGTCTGCCGCGGTCAAACTCTCAGAGATGAGCGAAAAAACTAAACAACTAGGCACTGCTATCCAAGATCCTGAACGACAGCGGAGGATTATTCTAGTAATCGTCTGTGTGGCACTTTTGTTAGATAATATGCTTTACATGGTGATCGTGCCAATCGTTCCAGATTATTTAGCCAGGCTAGAAAGTGAATCAACCAACTCCTCCAACAGCACAGAAAACTTCGACATGCAGATTGGTGTCCTTTTTGCATCCAAAGCCATTTTGCAACTTCTTGTAAATCCTTTGACGGGTACCTTCATAGACCGCGTTGGATACGACGTGCCACTTTTAATCGGACTTTCCATCATGTTTGTTTCCACGTGCATTTTTGCCTTCGCTGAAAACTACGCGACCCTTTTCGTGGCGCGGAGTCTGCAGGGTCTCGGCTCGGCTTTCGCAGACACGTCAGGTATCGCTATGATAGCAGACAAATTCACCGAGGAGGCCGAGAGGAGTCACGCCCTGGGCATCGCCTTGGCATTTATTTCGTTCGGCAGCCTGGCGGCGCCCCCCTTCGGCGGAGTGCTTTGCGAGTTTGCAGGGAAGCGCGTCCCCTTCCTCGCCCTCGCCTCTGTCTGTCTAGTCGACGGTATTTTGTGCATGACTGTCCTTAAGCCATTCTCCAGCAGGACCAGGGAAAACATGCCAGTTGGCACACCCATTTACAAACTTATGATTGATCCCTATATAGCAGTTGTGGCAGGTGCACTGACCACGTGCAACATCCCACTTGCATTTCTGGAGCCCACCATTGCGAATTGGATGGAGGAGACCATGGACGCGTCCCAGTGGCAGATCGGACTTACCTGGTTACCAGCTTTTTTCCCCCATATTTTAGGTGTCTACGTTACTGTAAAACTGGCAGCGCGACACCCACACTTACAATGGTTTTATGGCGCTCTGGGCATGGTTATAATAGGTGCCAGCTCCTGCACTGTTCCAGCATGCAAAAACTTTGAGCAACTTATAATCCCCTTGTGCGGCATCTGCTTTGGCATTGCGCTGGTGGACACCGCGCTGTTGCCCACACTTGCGTTTCTGGTTGATGTGCGTCATGTCTCTGTGTATGGCAGTGTGTACGCCATTGCGGACATCTCCTACTGCGTCGCCTATGCACTGGGTCCAGTTGTAGCCGGTAAAATAGTGCACGACCTCGGTTTTGTACAGCTCAATCTGGGCATGGGCCTCGCCAACGTGCTTTACGCACCCGCGCTGCTCCTGCTGCGCAATGTGTGCCTCATGAAGCCGTCTCACTCCGAGAGGAACATGCTGCTGGAGGAAGGGGCCACAGGTCTCTACGACACTATCAAACTAGAAGAGTGCCAAGCCAAGAAAAAGAAGCAGGGCTACAGCACAACAAACAACTGTCGGCCTGTTGACGAAAACGGCATATTTGCTGGAAATCCCAGATCATACTCTCAAGAGGAAAAATTTGATCCCGAATATGCATAA